The proteins below are encoded in one region of Aequorivita iocasae:
- the menD gene encoding 2-succinyl-5-enolpyruvyl-6-hydroxy-3-cyclohexene-1-carboxylic-acid synthase: MKFSNKILSQTLVQLCLDKGIDHIVISPGSRNAPLTLSFGEHPDFKCFSIVDERCAAFFALGIAQQLQKPVAVVCTSGSALLNYYPAVAEAFYSDIPLVVISADRPTNYIDIGDGQTIRQENVFENHILYSANCKEGDDFQIKNETEINVALNTAIELNGPVHINIPFSEPLYHTSENQMVWPQNVAARLDKETFEENLEPFLSKWNSSRRKMILVGVLPPNSVERSFVEQLAKDESVLVLTETTSNLHNENFITAIDQLIAPLTDEGFKKLQPDILLTFGGMVVSKKIKAFLRSFPPEQHWHVDAKKAFDTYFVLTHHFKATVNNFFLKFLPKTISVESDYQKHWLSTKQYRLQRHEAYENEIPYSDFMVFCEIFHSLPEHIQLQLSNSATIRYAQLFELPPSAEVFCNRGTSGIDGSTSTAVGAAYASKLPTVFITGDLGFFYDSNALWNNYIPKNFKIIVVNNNGGGIFRILPGEKNTQLFDTYFETKHDLSAKQLSEMYGFKYERIHSKEDIKITLKNFFSIKEKPALLEIFTPSTVNDKVLLEYFKFIS; the protein is encoded by the coding sequence ATGAAATTCTCAAATAAGATTCTCTCACAAACGCTTGTTCAATTATGTTTGGACAAGGGTATAGACCATATAGTTATTTCTCCCGGATCGCGCAATGCCCCACTTACCCTTAGTTTTGGGGAACATCCAGATTTCAAATGTTTTAGCATAGTAGATGAGCGATGCGCCGCCTTTTTCGCATTGGGAATTGCGCAACAGCTACAAAAACCTGTTGCAGTTGTTTGTACCTCTGGCTCGGCTTTGCTCAATTATTATCCCGCCGTCGCTGAAGCGTTTTACAGCGATATTCCATTAGTTGTCATTTCGGCAGATAGGCCTACAAATTATATAGATATTGGCGATGGGCAGACCATCAGGCAGGAAAACGTTTTTGAAAACCACATTCTTTACAGCGCCAATTGCAAAGAAGGTGACGACTTTCAGATTAAAAATGAAACCGAAATAAATGTTGCCTTAAATACCGCCATCGAGCTGAACGGCCCCGTCCATATAAATATTCCCTTTTCTGAACCTTTATACCACACTTCGGAAAACCAAATGGTCTGGCCGCAAAATGTAGCGGCACGTTTGGATAAAGAAACTTTTGAAGAAAATTTGGAACCTTTTTTATCCAAATGGAATTCAAGCAGACGAAAAATGATTTTGGTGGGCGTTTTACCTCCAAATAGTGTGGAACGTAGTTTTGTGGAACAACTGGCCAAAGATGAAAGTGTTTTGGTGCTGACCGAGACCACTTCCAACCTTCATAATGAAAATTTCATCACGGCCATAGACCAACTTATCGCGCCCTTAACGGACGAAGGCTTTAAAAAATTGCAGCCAGATATTCTGCTCACCTTCGGTGGAATGGTGGTGTCAAAAAAGATCAAAGCATTTCTGCGTAGTTTTCCGCCAGAACAGCACTGGCACGTAGATGCCAAAAAAGCCTTTGATACTTATTTTGTGTTGACGCACCATTTTAAAGCAACAGTTAATAATTTCTTTCTGAAATTTCTTCCGAAGACAATCTCGGTTGAAAGTGATTACCAAAAACATTGGCTTTCCACAAAGCAATACAGATTGCAACGGCACGAAGCATATGAAAACGAAATTCCATATTCTGACTTTATGGTTTTTTGTGAAATATTCCACAGCCTTCCAGAGCATATTCAGTTGCAATTGAGCAACAGCGCAACGATTCGTTATGCCCAACTTTTTGAGCTTCCACCTTCTGCCGAAGTTTTCTGCAATAGAGGCACCAGCGGAATAGACGGAAGCACGAGTACCGCAGTTGGTGCGGCATACGCTTCAAAACTGCCTACTGTTTTCATAACGGGCGATCTTGGTTTTTTCTATGACAGCAATGCGCTTTGGAATAATTATATCCCAAAAAATTTTAAAATAATAGTTGTGAATAATAATGGCGGGGGTATTTTCAGAATCCTACCTGGCGAAAAGAATACACAGCTTTTTGACACCTATTTTGAAACGAAACATGATTTAAGCGCAAAACAGCTTTCGGAAATGTATGGTTTTAAATACGAAAGAATTCATTCAAAAGAAGACATAAAGATAACGCTGAAAAATTTTTTCAGTATAAAGGAAAAACCTGCTTTGCTGGAAATTTTCACACCTTCGACTGTGAATGATAAAGTGCTTTTGGAATATTTCAAGTTTATTTCATAA
- a CDS encoding putative quinol monooxygenase produces MKAENNQKNLIVLVEYNIQPTKSNDAIAGLTELIENVTKEPHFVSIKLHTDLKDTSKILLYEVWSDDNYYNTAHMQTKHLQKFIEDSRVFLAGPPTISQWKIEKEFIKK; encoded by the coding sequence ATGAAAGCAGAAAACAATCAGAAGAATTTAATTGTGCTTGTTGAATATAATATTCAACCCACAAAAAGTAATGATGCCATAGCTGGTTTAACCGAACTAATAGAAAATGTTACAAAGGAGCCTCACTTTGTAAGTATTAAACTGCATACTGATTTAAAGGATACATCAAAAATTTTACTTTACGAAGTATGGAGCGATGATAATTACTACAATACAGCGCATATGCAAACAAAACATTTACAAAAATTTATAGAAGATTCCAGAGTATTTTTAGCCGGCCCACCGACCATTTCACAATGGAAGATTGAAAAGGAATTTATTAAAAAATAA
- a CDS encoding CvfB family protein gives MIKLGEYNTLEILRETEPGLYLGDGEENVVLLPHKYKPEEYEIGDEISVFIYLDNEERPIATTLDPFLQLNTFGYLHCSDVTEYGAFMDWGLEKQLFVPFKEQARPMKKGNWYIVYLYIDEKTNRLVGSSKTNHFLQNENLTVEPFQEVDILVTHLTEKGANVIVNGLHKGLIYIEDIFEDIRTGDKMKAFIKKIRPDNKIDIVLQTPGYKSIEPNANFIREELEAAGGFLPLHDKSDPGTIKNMLGMSKKSFKKAIGTLYKDKQIIIKEDGIELL, from the coding sequence ATGATAAAATTAGGTGAATACAATACTTTGGAGATTCTTCGGGAAACCGAACCGGGTCTATATTTGGGTGATGGTGAGGAGAATGTGGTACTCTTGCCACATAAGTATAAGCCCGAGGAATATGAAATAGGAGATGAGATATCAGTTTTTATATATCTCGATAATGAAGAGCGCCCCATTGCCACTACGCTGGATCCTTTTCTGCAACTAAATACGTTTGGTTATTTGCATTGCAGCGATGTTACCGAGTATGGCGCCTTTATGGATTGGGGCTTAGAAAAGCAGCTCTTTGTTCCGTTTAAGGAGCAGGCTCGCCCAATGAAAAAGGGCAATTGGTACATTGTCTATTTATATATTGATGAAAAGACCAACCGCTTAGTAGGAAGCAGCAAAACGAACCATTTTCTTCAGAACGAAAACCTGACCGTAGAACCTTTTCAGGAAGTGGATATTTTGGTAACTCACTTGACGGAAAAAGGAGCAAATGTTATCGTTAACGGATTACACAAAGGATTGATTTATATTGAAGATATCTTTGAAGATATTCGCACTGGGGATAAAATGAAGGCTTTCATAAAAAAAATTCGTCCCGACAATAAAATTGATATCGTTCTGCAAACCCCAGGATATAAAAGCATTGAACCAAACGCAAACTTTATAAGGGAAGAGCTGGAAGCTGCTGGCGGTTTTTTGCCGCTTCACGACAAATCAGACCCGGGCACTATTAAAAATATGTTGGGGATGAGCAAGAAAAGCTTCAAAAAGGCAATTGGCACACTTTACAAAGACAAGCAGATTATAATTAAAGAAGACGGAATAGAGCTCTTGTAA
- a CDS encoding 1,4-dihydroxy-2-naphthoyl-CoA synthase, protein MSSPNWKTAKEYTDITYKKANGVARIAFNRPDVRNAFRPKTTAELLDAFHDAQEDTSIGVVLLSAEGPSSKDGVYSFCSGGDQKARGHQGYVGEDGYHRLNILDVQRLIRFMPKAVICVVPGWAVGGGHSLHVVCDLTLASKEHAIFKQTDADVTSFDGGYGSAYLAKMVGQKRAREIFFLGRNYSAQEAFEMGMVNAVVPHEKLEATAYEWAQEILAKSPTSIKMLKFAMNLTDDGMVGQQVFAGEATRLAYMTDEAKEGRDAFLEKRKPNFDKKWLP, encoded by the coding sequence ATGTCTTCACCCAACTGGAAAACAGCCAAAGAATATACCGATATTACCTATAAAAAAGCTAACGGCGTTGCCCGAATTGCCTTTAACCGTCCTGATGTGCGTAATGCCTTTCGTCCTAAAACCACGGCGGAATTGCTTGATGCTTTTCACGATGCACAGGAAGACACCTCCATTGGCGTGGTTTTGCTTTCTGCGGAAGGACCTTCCAGTAAAGATGGTGTTTATAGTTTTTGTAGCGGTGGCGATCAAAAAGCGCGTGGCCATCAAGGCTATGTAGGGGAAGATGGCTACCATCGTTTAAATATTCTCGATGTACAACGTTTGATTCGCTTTATGCCGAAGGCTGTTATCTGTGTGGTACCGGGATGGGCCGTAGGGGGCGGGCACAGCCTGCACGTGGTTTGTGATTTAACCTTGGCAAGTAAAGAACATGCTATTTTCAAACAGACCGATGCCGATGTTACCAGTTTTGACGGCGGCTATGGAAGTGCCTATTTGGCAAAGATGGTAGGGCAGAAGCGGGCGCGTGAAATCTTTTTCCTCGGAAGAAATTACTCTGCGCAGGAAGCTTTTGAGATGGGAATGGTGAACGCCGTGGTTCCGCACGAGAAACTGGAGGCTACTGCTTATGAATGGGCGCAGGAAATTCTTGCAAAGAGCCCTACCTCTATTAAAATGCTAAAGTTTGCAATGAATTTAACTGACGACGGAATGGTAGGCCAACAAGTTTTTGCGGGGGAAGCTACGCGGCTTGCCTATATGACGGACGAAGCTAAAGAGGGCCGTGATGCTTTTCTTGAAAAAAGGAAGCCTAATTTTGACAAAAAGTGGTTGCCGTAA
- a CDS encoding PaaI family thioesterase, which translates to MKYTNDEILAACNKMCQNTLMETLGIEFTEVGDNFLVARMPVTTRVHQPDGVLHGGASVALAESVGSAAAFMFLNAKDVVIRGIEIAANHVKSVSDGYVYAHASIVHKGRTTQLWQIKIKNENGALVSLVKLTTLTLPKKP; encoded by the coding sequence ATGAAGTACACCAACGATGAAATTTTGGCAGCTTGTAACAAAATGTGCCAGAATACCCTAATGGAAACCTTGGGGATAGAATTCACCGAAGTAGGCGATAATTTTTTAGTAGCCAGAATGCCTGTTACCACACGGGTACATCAACCAGATGGTGTTTTGCACGGCGGTGCCTCTGTGGCTTTGGCGGAAAGCGTGGGCAGTGCTGCAGCTTTTATGTTTTTAAATGCAAAAGATGTGGTAATCCGAGGAATTGAAATTGCCGCCAACCACGTAAAAAGCGTCAGCGATGGTTATGTATATGCCCACGCGAGTATTGTACACAAAGGGAGAACCACACAGCTTTGGCAGATTAAGATAAAGAATGAAAACGGTGCCCTTGTCTCACTGGTAAAACTCACAACCCTTACCTTACCAAAAAAACCATAA
- a CDS encoding isochorismate synthase, which yields MDFHLLTEKISKQLNHNLPFVVYSLPQEDEVSVLLQKNQELFTLTEMTQNGFVFSPFEYIGNALFIPENASEKISAELAKTEVELTKLAIAENSAGQKEYTETVRKTIENIKRRKANKIVLSRFREFQLNNFSVELLLNRLFSTYPTAFRYIWYHPQTGMWCGATPEILVQVKKDSFKTMALAGTQPFTNKVPVVWGPKELDEQQLVTDAITNSLQRVTSVLKVSNPHTHRAGSLLHLRTDITGILKNGKATLTTIAAALHPTPAVCGTPQKFAKEFIKENEGYDREFYTGFLGPIQENGATASLMVNLRCMKIVNNTARIFVGGGITIGSQPSDEWQETQNKMQTMLQVLQPML from the coding sequence ATGGACTTTCACCTACTGACCGAAAAAATTTCAAAACAATTAAACCATAATTTGCCCTTCGTGGTGTACTCCTTACCACAAGAAGATGAGGTTTCCGTTTTGCTCCAAAAAAACCAAGAGCTTTTTACACTTACTGAGATGACCCAAAATGGCTTTGTTTTTTCCCCTTTTGAATACATTGGCAATGCGCTATTTATTCCTGAAAATGCTTCTGAAAAAATTAGTGCAGAATTGGCAAAAACCGAAGTGGAATTGACAAAGTTAGCAATTGCGGAAAACTCCGCGGGACAAAAAGAATATACAGAAACGGTAAGAAAAACAATTGAAAACATTAAAAGAAGAAAAGCCAATAAAATAGTTCTTTCACGCTTTAGGGAATTTCAATTAAATAACTTTTCTGTAGAATTGCTTTTAAACCGTTTATTTTCAACATACCCTACCGCCTTTCGATACATTTGGTACCATCCCCAAACTGGGATGTGGTGTGGCGCTACACCGGAAATCTTGGTACAGGTGAAAAAGGATTCCTTTAAAACGATGGCATTGGCGGGCACACAGCCTTTTACAAACAAAGTACCGGTGGTTTGGGGGCCAAAGGAGCTTGACGAACAGCAATTGGTAACGGATGCTATAACCAATAGCTTGCAACGTGTAACTTCGGTTTTAAAAGTTTCAAATCCACATACCCATAGAGCTGGCTCATTATTGCATTTGCGAACAGATATAACTGGAATTCTAAAAAACGGAAAAGCTACATTGACTACAATAGCTGCTGCCCTTCATCCTACACCCGCCGTTTGCGGTACACCACAAAAGTTTGCTAAGGAATTTATCAAAGAAAATGAAGGCTACGACCGTGAATTTTATACTGGATTTTTAGGACCTATACAAGAAAATGGAGCAACAGCCTCATTAATGGTAAATCTGCGTTGTATGAAAATTGTAAATAATACTGCCCGTATATTTGTGGGTGGCGGCATTACCATTGGCTCACAACCAAGTGACGAATGGCAGGAGACACAAAATAAAATGCAGACCATGCTTCAAGTATTGCAGCCTATGCTGTAA
- the asnB gene encoding asparagine synthase B, producing MCGIVCAFKLKEPAEALRLQVLSMAKCIRHRGPDWSGIFSNDKAIMAHERLAIVDPTSGKQPLFSSDGNLVLAANGEIYNHMALRKQFKNYEFKTKSDCEVILPLYKEKGASFLDEMNGIFGFALYDIENDNYFIARDHMGIIPLYMGWDQNGTFYVASELKALEGVCTKIELFPPGHYLDSREGELKRWYSRDWMEYENVKNNATEIAELRKALEAAVHRQLMSDVPYGVLLSGGLDSSITSAIAKKYADKRIESEDTEGAWYPQLHSFAIGLEGSPDLAAAQKVADHLKTVHHEIKFTIQEGIDAIRDVIYHLETYDITTIRASTPMYLMARAIKAMGIKMVLSGEGSDEIFGGYLYFHKAPNAEELHKETVRKLDKLHMYDCLRANKSLASWGIEGRVPFLDKEFMDVAMRINPQDKMINGERMEKWVLRKAFADMLPESVAWRQKEQFSDGVGYSWIDTLKEMVNEKVTDEQLANAKYKFPIQTPTSKEEFYYRSIFAEHFPSDTAALSVPSVPSVACSSPIALEWDASFKNMNDPSGRAVKNVHTDAYAK from the coding sequence ATGTGTGGAATTGTATGTGCATTCAAACTAAAAGAGCCCGCAGAGGCTCTCAGACTCCAGGTATTGTCAATGGCAAAATGTATCCGTCACCGCGGGCCAGACTGGAGCGGAATTTTTAGTAACGACAAAGCTATAATGGCGCACGAGCGCCTTGCTATTGTTGACCCTACTTCTGGAAAGCAACCGCTTTTCAGCAGTGACGGCAATCTTGTTTTGGCCGCCAATGGCGAAATCTATAACCATATGGCGCTCCGCAAGCAATTCAAAAATTACGAGTTTAAAACTAAAAGCGACTGCGAGGTAATTCTTCCTCTATATAAAGAGAAAGGCGCCAGCTTCCTCGATGAAATGAACGGCATCTTTGGCTTTGCGCTCTATGATATTGAAAACGATAACTATTTTATTGCCCGCGACCACATGGGCATCATTCCCCTATATATGGGCTGGGACCAAAATGGAACTTTCTATGTGGCTTCTGAATTAAAAGCTTTGGAAGGCGTTTGTACCAAAATTGAGCTCTTCCCTCCCGGTCATTACTTAGACAGCCGCGAAGGCGAACTGAAGCGCTGGTACTCCCGCGATTGGATGGAATATGAAAACGTAAAAAACAACGCTACCGAAATTGCAGAACTCCGTAAAGCATTGGAGGCCGCCGTGCACCGTCAATTGATGAGCGATGTACCTTACGGTGTTTTGCTTTCCGGTGGTCTGGACAGCAGCATTACTTCCGCAATTGCAAAAAAATATGCCGACAAGCGTATTGAAAGCGAAGATACCGAAGGCGCTTGGTATCCACAGCTACATAGCTTTGCAATAGGTCTTGAAGGCAGTCCCGATCTTGCCGCCGCACAAAAAGTGGCAGATCATTTAAAAACCGTGCACCACGAAATAAAGTTTACAATCCAGGAAGGCATAGACGCCATCCGCGATGTAATTTATCATCTGGAAACCTATGATATTACCACCATCCGTGCCAGCACGCCCATGTACCTTATGGCACGCGCCATCAAGGCAATGGGTATAAAAATGGTATTGAGCGGTGAAGGTTCAGATGAAATCTTTGGTGGCTATCTCTATTTTCACAAAGCACCAAATGCAGAAGAACTGCACAAAGAAACAGTCCGCAAACTAGACAAACTACATATGTACGACTGCCTGCGCGCCAACAAGAGTTTAGCTAGTTGGGGCATTGAAGGACGTGTGCCTTTCCTCGATAAGGAATTTATGGACGTCGCCATGCGCATAAACCCACAGGACAAAATGATAAACGGCGAACGTATGGAAAAGTGGGTATTGCGAAAAGCCTTTGCAGACATGCTCCCCGAAAGCGTTGCTTGGCGCCAGAAAGAACAGTTTAGTGACGGCGTAGGCTACAGTTGGATAGACACCCTAAAGGAAATGGTAAACGAAAAAGTAACCGACGAGCAATTGGCAAACGCCAAATACAAGTTCCCAATACAAACCCCTACCAGCAAAGAAGAGTTCTATTACCGAAGTATTTTTGCAGAACATTTCCCAAGCGATACCGCTGCGCTAAGCGTGCCCAGTGTACCCTCGGTGGCGTGCAGCAGCCCCATTGCTTTGGAGTGGGACGCCAGCTTTAAGAATATGAACGACCCAAGTGGCCGGGCGGTTAAAAACGTACATACAGATGCGTATGCCAAGTAG
- a CDS encoding alpha-ketoacid dehydrogenase subunit alpha/beta: MQTDPKTNGEISFDDFKETVINDYKIAVTSRECSLLGRREVLTGKAKFGIFGDGKEVPQLAWAKAFQNGDWRSGYYRDQTFMMAIGKLTIEQFFAGLYAHTDINADPMSAGRQMGGHFATHSLNEDGSWKNLTQQKNSSADISPTAGQMPRLLGLAQASKIFRNVKGIENKTNFSINGNEVAWGTIGNASTSEGLFWETINAAGVLQVPMVMSVWDDEYGISVHAKYQTTKENISEILKGFQRSEEEDGYEIIRVKGWDYPELIEVYNRASKIAREEHVPILIHVQQLTQPQGHSTSGSHERYKSKERLEWEAKYDCNVKMREWIISSDIATEEQLSEIEKEIKKKVRDGKKAAWEAFISPQKKEQEEAVLLLGNLAENSANKNFIEKIKNELASEKEPLRRNILASARKALRYVVGEDSSEKKQLQDWIGNYYEIIQPKYSAHLYSEAKENAKTIKEVLPSYASDAEEVDGRVIIRDNFDAIFSKHPEVLIFGEDSGEIGDVNQGLEGMQEKYGKLRVADAGIREATILGQGIGMAMRGLRPIAEIQYLDYILYCLQIMSDDLVTVRYRTNGTQKAPLIVRTRGHRLEGIWHSGSQMGGLIHLLRGMYILVPRNMTKAAGFYNTLLETDEPALLIECLNGYRLKEKMPNNLGEFKTPIGVVETIKEGTDITLVSYGSTLRLVEEAAKELQQAGINAEIIDVQSLLPLDINHDIVKSVSKTNRLLVIDEDVPGGASAYILNHIMEVQGGYKYMDSKPQTLSAKDHRPPYGTDGDYFSKPSVEDIYEKVYEIMHEANPSSFPKLR; encoded by the coding sequence ATGCAGACAGACCCAAAGACCAACGGCGAGATTTCCTTTGACGATTTCAAAGAAACAGTTATAAACGATTACAAAATAGCTGTTACCAGCCGGGAATGTAGTCTGCTTGGGCGCCGTGAAGTACTTACCGGAAAAGCGAAGTTTGGAATCTTTGGCGATGGAAAAGAAGTACCGCAACTGGCATGGGCAAAAGCATTTCAAAATGGAGATTGGCGCAGTGGTTATTACCGCGATCAAACTTTTATGATGGCCATCGGTAAACTTACCATCGAACAGTTTTTTGCAGGACTTTATGCCCACACCGATATAAATGCTGACCCAATGAGCGCCGGAAGGCAAATGGGCGGCCACTTTGCAACCCATAGTTTAAACGAGGACGGTAGTTGGAAAAACCTTACCCAACAAAAAAACAGCAGTGCAGATATTTCTCCCACGGCAGGCCAAATGCCCCGTTTATTGGGTTTGGCACAAGCTTCAAAAATCTTCAGAAATGTAAAGGGTATTGAAAACAAAACCAATTTTTCTATTAATGGAAATGAAGTTGCCTGGGGAACCATCGGGAATGCCAGCACCAGTGAAGGTCTTTTCTGGGAAACCATAAATGCTGCCGGGGTATTGCAAGTACCCATGGTCATGAGTGTTTGGGATGACGAATACGGTATTTCTGTCCACGCAAAATACCAAACAACGAAAGAAAATATTTCAGAAATTTTAAAAGGATTCCAACGCAGCGAAGAAGAAGATGGCTATGAAATTATCCGCGTAAAAGGTTGGGATTATCCAGAACTTATCGAGGTTTACAACCGTGCCTCAAAAATTGCCCGTGAAGAGCACGTTCCTATTTTAATCCACGTACAACAGCTTACGCAGCCGCAAGGCCACAGCACAAGCGGTTCACATGAACGCTACAAAAGCAAGGAACGTCTGGAGTGGGAGGCGAAGTATGATTGTAATGTAAAAATGCGTGAATGGATTATCTCCAGTGATATTGCCACTGAAGAGCAACTTTCTGAAATTGAAAAGGAAATCAAGAAAAAAGTGCGCGATGGCAAAAAAGCTGCTTGGGAAGCATTCATTTCACCTCAAAAAAAGGAGCAGGAAGAAGCCGTTCTATTATTGGGAAATCTAGCTGAGAATAGCGCAAATAAAAATTTCATTGAAAAAATAAAGAACGAACTGGCTTCCGAAAAAGAGCCGTTACGTAGAAATATTCTTGCTTCCGCACGAAAAGCACTTCGTTATGTGGTTGGAGAAGATTCTTCCGAAAAGAAACAACTACAGGATTGGATCGGGAATTATTATGAAATAATCCAGCCCAAATACAGCGCACACCTTTATAGCGAGGCTAAAGAAAATGCCAAGACCATAAAAGAAGTACTTCCCTCCTACGCCTCTGATGCCGAGGAAGTGGACGGAAGAGTAATCATTCGCGATAACTTTGACGCTATTTTCAGCAAACATCCGGAGGTATTGATCTTTGGTGAAGACAGTGGCGAAATTGGCGATGTAAACCAAGGCCTCGAAGGAATGCAGGAAAAATATGGTAAGCTACGGGTAGCCGATGCAGGAATTCGCGAAGCCACCATTCTCGGTCAGGGAATCGGTATGGCTATGCGAGGGCTTCGTCCTATAGCAGAGATACAGTATTTGGATTACATTCTATATTGCCTTCAAATTATGAGTGACGATTTGGTTACCGTCCGATATAGAACAAATGGCACCCAAAAAGCTCCATTAATAGTACGTACCCGTGGCCACAGGCTGGAAGGTATTTGGCACAGTGGTTCACAAATGGGCGGCTTGATACATTTACTTCGCGGAATGTATATTCTCGTACCTCGCAATATGACCAAAGCAGCAGGTTTTTACAATACCTTATTGGAAACCGACGAACCCGCTTTGCTAATAGAATGCTTAAACGGTTACCGTTTGAAGGAAAAAATGCCAAACAACCTTGGGGAGTTCAAGACCCCAATAGGCGTTGTGGAAACAATTAAGGAAGGAACCGACATTACATTGGTTTCCTACGGAAGTACATTACGACTTGTAGAAGAAGCCGCAAAGGAACTGCAACAGGCAGGAATAAATGCCGAAATTATTGACGTTCAGTCACTACTTCCCCTAGACATCAACCACGACATAGTAAAAAGTGTATCAAAAACCAATCGCCTACTAGTTATTGACGAAGATGTGCCAGGCGGTGCTTCAGCTTACATTTTGAACCATATAATGGAAGTACAGGGCGGGTATAAATATATGGACAGCAAGCCACAAACGCTTTCTGCAAAAGACCACCGTCCACCTTATGGCACTGATGGTGATTATTTCAGCAAGCCTTCGGTAGAGGATATTTATGAAAAGGTGTATGAAATTATGCATGAGGCCAACCCTTCTTCTTTTCCGAAGTTAAGATAA
- a CDS encoding C1 family peptidase, with the protein MRNVFFLIAILFTVTLTAQEAYKFTTIVDLEATPVISQGITGTCWSFSSTSFLESEIIRLTGEKIDLSEMYQVRNTYPLKAENFIMRQGKAQFSEGGLAHDVMNAVERNGLVPEAAFNGLDNGETTHNHAEMVAVLEAMLKTYVDNPGRKLSPKWRTAIESVLDVYLGKNVSNFTYEGKQYTPQTFLAMTKIQPADYVNITSFTHAPFYSKFILNIPDNWSNGSFYNVPLDEMMATIDNALENGFTVELDCDVSEKTFSSKDGVAVIPETVENNIKALQGIYPEKKITQEYRQQEFENYDTTDDHLMHITGMLRDQNGTKYYKVKNSWGTDETRVANGGYVYFSEAYMRLKAISITVHQDAVPKNTAKNLSL; encoded by the coding sequence ATGCGCAACGTATTTTTTCTAATTGCAATTCTTTTTACTGTAACCCTAACCGCACAAGAAGCTTACAAATTCACTACAATTGTAGATTTAGAAGCAACTCCAGTCATAAGCCAGGGAATTACCGGAACCTGCTGGAGCTTTAGCAGCACTTCGTTTTTGGAAAGTGAAATAATTCGCCTTACGGGAGAAAAAATTGATTTGAGTGAAATGTACCAAGTGCGAAACACCTACCCCTTAAAAGCTGAAAACTTTATTATGCGACAAGGAAAAGCGCAATTCAGTGAAGGTGGCTTGGCGCACGATGTGATGAATGCTGTTGAAAGAAATGGTTTGGTTCCCGAAGCGGCATTTAATGGTCTGGATAATGGGGAAACCACCCACAACCACGCTGAAATGGTTGCCGTGCTGGAAGCAATGTTGAAAACCTATGTTGACAATCCCGGACGAAAGCTCAGCCCAAAATGGCGCACCGCAATAGAAAGTGTACTCGATGTTTATTTGGGAAAAAACGTATCCAACTTCACTTATGAAGGGAAACAATACACGCCACAAACCTTTTTGGCAATGACCAAAATCCAGCCTGCAGATTACGTGAACATTACCAGTTTTACCCATGCTCCTTTCTATTCAAAATTTATCTTGAATATACCAGACAATTGGAGCAATGGCAGCTTTTACAATGTACCATTGGATGAAATGATGGCGACTATTGACAACGCTTTGGAAAACGGTTTTACCGTAGAATTGGATTGCGATGTAAGCGAAAAGACCTTTTCTTCAAAAGATGGTGTTGCGGTAATTCCCGAAACAGTTGAAAATAATATTAAAGCCTTGCAAGGCATTTATCCCGAAAAGAAAATTACACAAGAATACCGCCAGCAAGAGTTTGAAAACTATGATACCACCGATGATCATTTAATGCACATAACAGGCATGCTCCGGGATCAAAACGGAACAAAATATTACAAAGTAAAAAACAGTTGGGGAACAGACGAAACACGCGTAGCCAACGGCGGATATGTATATTTTAGCGAGGCCTATATGCGTTTAAAGGCAATAAGCATTACGGTTCACCAAGATGCAGTACCTAAAAATACCGCCAAAAACTTGAGTTTATAA